The nucleotide sequence AGTTCATTGTTTAAATGGTTTCAGAAACATTGCTTCTATGAATTATACATTtaatatttgagagaaaaaaaaacaaatgattatcTCCCTTCAATATCTTTAATTATATTATTTGCATTTCTTCTCATATGGTTTATATAATATGCTTATATATAATCAGCTTACCTGTTGCATTGTGGGTAATACTCATCTGTGATGAAAACTTGTCTACactacaaaaaacaagaaaagttGGCAAATATATTCACGCTAATCTGTTACAATATACtgctatttatttttatatacatccTGGAAGAGAAATCACTTTTACAGTTTCAGTACCTGAATCAAGAGACATGTATTGTGTACTTAGTTCacagttttctttttattttggtttgtatttgacaatatttattaAGAACTTTCTTTAATCTTTGTTTATTAAGGATTTTTTGCATCTTAAAACTATGATTTCTTTTTGAGACTGAAGTATGTCGAAAGTTTGAATTTTCCATATCAAATACTATAGTTGATTTAAGTAGAACATAAACACAGGAACAACATTaatatttgtcataatatttatataatgttttgatataaaaatattaggATATCTCCCCTTGtttttatgtgaatattaaaTATACTAATTAGATGTGGAATATATTTCATGAGATAGAAATTATATGATCAAAAAAATCTTCAGGTCAACAATTGATCTACAACAAAAGTGTGTACACTaaaatttttaatgaataaatcatGCTGTGTTTACTAATGAGGTAGATGAATTTCAACAGGACTATTAAAGTTTACCTTTTTTTGGACTGTGCATGAAAAATTCTTTTGCTTGGTGGTTTGGCAAAAATTTCTTTGTAATTTGTCATAAAGGTTTCATGTGCTTCTTCAGAGCTTTTCTCATCCTCTCTGAAATACATTGAACACAGTATATATGTAATGGCATAATTAcgatacaaataaaaaaagcatAAAAGAACATACTATAAAAATCTGCACAGGAAAATTACTTGTACACAAGCAGTGTAATATTGTCTCTTATCCTGCTTTCGACTGTCTTTTGATATTGTGCAAATACTTTATTAAATTACTTCCATTATGTATCACATGTCCTTGACATCATACTCTTAAACTTAGCACAACaataacaaaagtacaaaaacaaACTGATTTAACATAACAATAACATATTGAAGTAACAAGAATATGTACCCATAGGACATGATATACTCAACTAACACTATCACATTTCTGTGTTAGGTGAACCATGATAtctaagaaaaagaaaaaaaaaatatgaaaatttcatgaAATGTGTAAGATGCTTTATATCAAGATGGGGAATAAAAATTGTTGAGAATCACATCTGCACCCTTTCTGTCAAAATCAATAGGTCAGGACAGATTAAAATGTGGAATGCTGATTACGCATTGACTACTGTTACTCTTCTTGCTCATAAAAGGGATAATGTGATTTGTCTGAGAATGTGAACAGAGACAATTGTATTTATAAAGTTCTTTTTAAATTGATTctgtattaaatatatataattatacaatatcGTAGATAACACGTCTTCAACTATCAAATACCAGCTAGAGAGTTCTCTTTCTTGTTTAATGATTATTACCTTCCCTTCAATCCTTCAATTCCACATAACATTTTTAACTTTTCATAATCAATTGTTGGAGCAGGAATATCTTCATGCTTGTGTGCtaaattgaaaagaaaagaaagcaatgtttaaaaacaaatttatagtGTAGTATAATTTCACTGTATTTTTGTGTAGCCTAtggaaatacatttttgtactacaATGGTACTAAAAtgcaatattctatttaatttacATTTCCAAGGGGCATGActcttttaaaattcattgatcaGCACTTCATTTTTGAATATGTCCTAGACAATGTAGGTATAACTGTATGTATAAACCTTTAATATAAATTCCATAAATACATTGTATCTGGTATATATTGTGCACTTTAGAGCATGTACAATACAGTTTTCTTTAGAAATTACATTTATAAGGgacaaaattcataaaaaaaaaggagaagcACTGATACAAAGGGGAGCAATCCTGTCACAATTCAGCCCCCCTCCCCCACCTCAAAAGTCAGTATACCATTATGACTCTCACACACTGTATACCCTAGCTATAATTTTTCTCTAACCATTATGGATTTTTAAGTCAGGCACCAATGTAACAGGGGAGCAtgatttcattacaaaattgctaaTCTTCATTTGTGTCTGAATCCCCAGACCTCTGTGGCAGCGTGTAAACCGACTGAGTTAAGGCAACCGCTTATGGCTGACTAAGTAAAATGTATCTACCACATATACTATTAAAGGGAAGCAATCCTGTCACATATGAAGTCACAATTTCCATTGAAAAGGTGCATGAAGTCATATGAGGtacaaaaacatacatgtatgatctAACCATATACTTCTACTTCTACCGATAGGCGGCCACCATCAATAAGTtgattattttgccatttttgaatgcgcatttaaaattttgacaagaAATAAGTATTAATTGATAAGAAATtgtgcaatacattatatatacagtgaattaaaaaacattttggaGTTGatctagtttatatatatatattattataaattatatattcaattttattttcatttgaaaatatatatatttttttaaaagcatattTCTTACTATCTTTGGGTTTCTTTCCAAAATGAGCAACCCATCCTGGCtttgaaatacttttttcaaCTTTAACTAGAGCCATTTTTAGAAATACTAATTCTTCCCAATCCAAACGGGCACCTGCTTTTTGTTTATGCCGCCATATTGTTTACAAAATTGTCCAAGCAACGAGAATATTTTCGGATTATACCTAACATAAATATGATTCTTATTATTAAGAAAAACACATTTGAAAGTAACAATTACttgaataaaatttgataatgaatattattgtaaaaataaatgcgAAAAATATATTCAACATCTCACGTTCGTGTCGTTCCCCATTATGGCTGAGTTCCCAAACGTTGGAAACCACTGTTCATTTGAAACTTGTAAACAACTAGGTATGGATCGTAGAAAAAAGTAACATATTCCTGATTTAAAAAGAACAGCAGCCATGATGAAATGTTAAAACATATCTCCAGAAACTGAGAAAATCTCATTATAAGTTGATTGTTCTTTGTTTACATCCAGCATTATCCAGTAGCAAGTATAATTTTCATGTATCAGTATGATTGGGAAGAAAACAAATTACCAATAATACAACATAATTTCCTGTGATATGGGCCAAGAGGAATGAATGACAGGGCTTCCTTGGAAAACAATGGAATTATAATGgatacctttcctcgtcagttttaatctagcggcgtactacagtacatgatatataaggcatggagatgttattgttacagatcagctcaattatctatagtaaaggatcttacaaattaatgcaagatacagtcacagaaaataattatattcataagtacgtctgagtcagtgacaactctacaacagatgtatccatcggatcgccatcaatgatgctgatacatggctgtgtacattatgtacatgtatatacaactcgtctaaacatcaacccaacaatgttagatctgtaaatttgctttcgcaaattttttgttcttcccttgccgggattcgaacccatgctactgtgatatcgtgacaccaaatcgcctgcactgcagccgtcccgctagaccacacgaccacctgggctctacaaaaataaagctttcagtggccgtgtgttacctttcctcgtcagttttaatcttgcggcgtactacagtacatgatatataaggcatggagatgttattgttacagatcagctcaattaactatatatatatatagtggacATAATTTTATGTACTagtctagtccaaataattatgacgtctggcacttggctatttttttttttcctggGATTCCTTCCTACAAGgacataattatttggactagtactagtcttatttttattgtgttcatttttttgtacatagattaggccactagttttctcatttggattgttttacatttttcattttcattttagggccttttatagctgactatgcagtatgggctttgttcattgttgaaggcggtacggtgacctataaccTATagtcatacctgccaactttcacgatttaggcaTGTACTACACCCTTTGTCACGATTGCATGATTGGGATCGTGAAAAAACatctaaaacacgattttgtgaaaatctacaTGAACTTGTGTTGTATTCATCTGTGTGTTAGTCAGAATTGTGAAATCGTGAACATGGCAGGTGATTTTTCTCCTTCAATGAGGTTTTTACACAGATTAAGAATGAAAGCATGGCTTATTTGCAAAATTCAAtaatgcagtactaccataaagataataaatagttgtttattcactaatttattgacattacactTACTGTAACatctgttatttatgtattcaattaaattacaaaatcatttaaagtacaatgtactattctttatttttcacaagtTCCAAACAAACAGGTCTGGAACCCCCACACATGATGGATATCCCTTTAATGAGGGACTATCCCTAAGTAATAGCCTAAggcaaggggtcattttactatTGTACAAAATGGAATagaaaaatttagatttttttacttaaaaatgaaaaagttcattatgatttatatttggaacaactttttaaATGAGGGgtccaatttttgaaaattttgaaaaataaagaagttaaagTCCAAGAACACTTCAAAATTCTTGGTACATGTGTtgaccatatacatgatataataccAGATACATGTAGATCATAGGATGTACCGTATAGTTCTTTGGGGAAAGATTTCTTCAAATAGTATGAATATGTGCTCATTTGTAGTTTAAAAAGTGGGTTTTAATGTCCTTTCATTGAGGGGTTACCCTAGGTGTTGTTCCCAATCTGATAAAGGTCcttctttgtgcataattttaaattggaaatgTGAACAATCATGTTATATCcttacacatgaaaataaatccTGGGGTTATAGCTACATGTTCCTCTTTTCTACTgatataataactagaatcatgcaaataaacttgATAAAAAGGCTTGAAagctcatcatacaaatatgacactttttctagtcCACAAAACAGCACGTGCAAAATACATCACAAAGATTTGTAACCTTTGtctttgaaattgttgtcgcaCACAAAAACATgggcactttcaaaagttggcaggtatgcctatagttgttaatttctgtgtcattttgtctcttgaggagagttgtctcataagcaatcataccacatcttctttttttatatatggaCATGATAGATAGAAACTgcctttaaaaatgaaaatcctCAAACATTATCATATTtaaaggccttcaacaatgtacaaaaaatgaacaaaaaacaaatatgtatcataTCAACAAATGAAAACCCCTGACTTaaaacaggcacatacatacagaatgtggcaagattaaacatgttagtgtgatcccaaccctcccctaacctgggacagtggaagagtggtgtaacagtacaacataagaacaaactataaaaatcagttggaaaggcTTGACTCATCacatggataaaaatacaaatactacaaatacaagaCGACTTGGCTAGTACTGCCACATCCACTTGTATAAAAATTATTAACTTGttcatcccaacaacaaaaagacgctAAGTTCAGATCTGAAAGTACTCACAGTTATTAACAGCTAGTtgaaagccactaacaactaataaaaaaattcatgcatctcagactaaattatcaatcagtacacatccaacatccaatggatttggtgtaaagacatcataaacagtccttgcaatgccaagatacatgtatcaacagattgtagatctatgaatgtgtatatgtatataacaataatatttagtttgcttttaattcatcagtttttatttaaacttcattaacttgtgattttttttttttttagatttcctGTCATTTGTTTGTGACAATTGTACAAAAACcttttggtaagtttttatttttcattttttttattattctttacaTTTATATCTTATCATTTTAATCTGAAAAAAGTACTTTAAAGTAaactatgatatatatatatatatatatgagaagatgtggtaagagtgacaatgagacaactctccatcaaagtcataatttgtaaaagtaaacaaaccattataggtcaaagactTGAAAATACAGCGCcttggttaacatggttaatatcgaacagcaagctataaagggttccCTCAAAAAATATCTTCACTTTAAAACAAACCTGAATTAAAGTCTGTTAGAACTGGACTGAATTGATATGACTACACAACAAATCTAAAATATACAGCGAAAATTATTTTGGTAAGTCACCAGGAAGTCAATAGATTAGTTGTTCTTTTGGCGGCGATGATAACACAAACCAGCTTGAtgtgtaaaaatatttattttcacttCAACAATGTCATGAATGTTCAACTTCATTGTAAAttccataatcatgataaaaaaCACAAGACATTCATTTGAATGATAATAAGATAATTtgactgttaatttttttttatcagaaagcAAATTTCatggagttcattttttttttggtttaaaccaaaaaatatataaatgtgtaTATATTCATGTGCCAGGCCTACTCACTGACACAAATATTCAATTTACATGTGATAGAGGTTACTGGTGGGAGAATTGATTAGAGAGGATCTCCAGTTTATAGAATTATATTAAAGGATTGAACGTCATTTCAAAGgattttattggtgtataaactggaccaagtcaataaaaaacattataaaagttcttttaaaagtttatgagtgacttggtccagtttatataCCAATGCATTCCTTTAGAAAGGCGTTTAATCCTGCAATTAATAACTTgatgtatttgtttaaaaaaaattacattgttattttCAGTTTAGAACACAAGTTTCCTGACACACATTCCTGTAGTTTAGTAAGTGTATAATTGTTCTTAAAAATTGTAAACGTAGACATATAGGTATTGGATCAATATTTAGTCATTATTTGAGTGTCTGTGTTTTTTATGCCCCTCTGTAGTGGAgcgggcattaagttttacccttgtcagaCTGTATGTCTATCCAAACATACGTCTCAAACTTGGTTTTTGTTCtctaactttattttgcctttaccaaatgttatgaaacttatacacaatgcttctTACCACATTATTCAGATCAAGTTCAAAATCAAGTGGCTATACTTATACTGTTCTTTAGTTATGCCCTTTTCTTTGTCTAATTTGAATTTGCCTtttccaaatgttatgaaacttacacaatgcttattaccatataACACAGATCAAAAtggaattttggtggtgtcattTTTACTGTTCTAGAATTATGCTTACTTTAAAAGTCCTGACCAAAACATACCCTAACCTGACATAAATAACAGGATCCCCATGCAAGATGGTATACAACTTTACCTGAGGTTGTTAAAGGCATGTAGGTGTTGCCCTCTTGTTAGTATTTGGTTCTTTTCACAGCCATTTAATACCAGTATATTGTTTAACTGATTTAGTGTATAAACATCTTCACCTGACCAAGAATAGTAGCTTAGGACGTTGTGCAATGCTAGAtttagatactgtggattcagaaatcattatgatgtttttattaatgcagATAATATGAATTGGGTAGTCTTGCAAAGATtaagaacttgcattctgatatcAGGTACAAATATCTGTTTACAGATTTTCATGAAATCGCAGTGATTAATCAAGAATTCTTGTCCATTCttaaaaaatcgcaataatttgtgaatttacagtatgaACATTTCAAGTTTGGAAGACTACCAGTATATATGATCAGTAATGAATGATGTTGACACATTGTAtcacattttgtgttttatttttcaggaatTTGCCACATCCACAAATAAGAAATATGAAGGTGTCAGAAGTTATAATTGTGTTTATGATAACTGTGATAAAAGGGAGCTATTGCCAGTTGTATGTGAGAAATGTCATCTAAATTTCTGTTTAAGGTATGTtctatttatgaataaaaaataaatcaggtAAAAACTACTAACACAGTTTCCCAGCAACATGTGGTAAGACAAGAGGTCAAAATACTGTCTCTAATGAAGAGTAGATGTCTTTATTATACAAGATTGTTTCATAGTCTTTAATAAGATGAcaagtatatataattatttatttcaaatgattCAACTGAAGATAGAAAAACTACAACCAAATTAATTTCTTAATATGTAAATAATATGACAAAACATGCATTTGTCAAAGTTTCTGGCTTGGATGAATATGCagctttaaacttttttttatttcaactaatATTCCTTCCCCCCTAGCCTTATCTTATAGGTGAtcaatttatatacatatatgcattTTGTAGATAgacacaataaaattgagaaaggaaatggggattGGTTTCTGTTACAGTAATATGACAattgaaaagtatgtgcattAACTCCTCAATATTATTGTAGCCACAGACATCCTCAGGAACACAAGTGTACAAAGTTAGAAGTAAAGGAGGAAAAATGTCAAACCGCTTTGCATGTACAGAAAATTCTTGGTATGTCGATGAATAATGGGCAATAAGAATTTATATACACCATCATGATCAgaaacacagaaaaaaattagGAATGAAGGAatgaattttataaacaaatgaagGAGATGAGAATGGGTTTCAATATCGCTGGGCAAATCTGAACAAAACTTTGACACAATTGTTCCTATGGTAGTACTGAATTCAATGTTGCCCTGGTCAAACATTTTGCTATGAGCATGTAACATGCTGTTGATTAACCTGAGCTTCCCCTTAGGGTTTTTTCGGTTTCAACAtcagaaatatttttaaagcattttgataaaaataaaaatgaaatttgaccACCTCCAAGAatgaaagtatgtaaagtttACTTATACTGCTTAAAATGACATGacaaatcagtggcggatccagaacttttcctaaggggggcccgctgactgacctaagggggggcccgctgactgacctaagggggggcccgctccagtcatgcttcagtgattccctatataatcaaccaaatttttcccacgaaaggggggggggggggcctgggcccccctggatccgcctatgcaaaTGATTTACATACTTGTTAATAGTATGCATAGTAGGGTCATTGTTAGATCGAATTAAATGagaataaatttatatttgtcttggttttttttcagaaTCAAAACCATCAAAGCAAGATGGTAAAAAACCAAAGAAAGCAAGTAAAACTGCTGCTAAAGTAGCtctgatgaaaatgaagatgaaagCTACTGGGGAGAAGGGCACACCAGAAACTGAAAAagtttatatattgatatatctACCTAAAACATTGTCACTTGCAGCAAAACCTATGTACTTCTCAAAGGTCTCTGTTGGATTGTATTATCATTATTGTCcatgttttgaaaaattcattTAAGCTCTTGTTTATCATTATAAAGAAGTTCTAtggatttttttacaaaatttatataacaACCTTATTCAGACTTgagattaaaataattaaaagacaCCTACAAAACTAAAGCTCCATTTATTATGTCTTGAAAGAATCTTAGAATGACAGTTTGGGGCATTTTTAAGATGTCCCCTTCAAATCATAATTCTTTACCGAAAATATTAGTTTATTCTCAAGTGCCTCAAATTCTACATGTAATTAAGCTTTGaaaatcatacattttatattttaggaCATCGAAAAGTCATTCTATATGAACAGTTGTTAAAAGTCCTTTGGTTCTTTTGGAACACAGCATGAATAAAGTAATTccaaattttcattaatttttttttcttgtaagtCATTGCCAGTAGACTTATTGGGTATGGAATTTTAAGTTTTTGACTTATTATagaatgataaaatattatgtttcagaCATGGAGTTTTGGTAGAATTATAGATTTTGTTGCCAGTTCTGttcaaatgaaaaatgaaaataacacaggaagcgaaaaggtacaaaaataaACAGCACAGTTTAGTGCATGAATTCCTACTTAATGTTTACAACCAATGGGGCATATTATCAAATTTTACAATGGGAGGCCTCAA is from Mytilus galloprovincialis chromosome 6, xbMytGall1.hap1.1, whole genome shotgun sequence and encodes:
- the LOC143079109 gene encoding AN1-type zinc finger protein 1-like, coding for MAEFPNVGNHCSFETCKQLDFLSFVCDNCTKTFCLEHKFPDTHSCSLEFATSTNKKYEGVRSYNCVYDNCDKRELLPVVCEKCHLNFCLSHRHPQEHKCTKLEVKEEKCQTALHVQKILESKPSKQDGKKPKKASKTAAKVALMKMKMKATGEKGTPETEKVYILIYLPKTLSLAAKPMYFSKTWSFGRIIDFVASSVQMKNENNTGSEKKLRLFNHESGRLLPMEKTLDSLLSEEVIFSGSSVILEYVTTECSQLDNTEDYKT